In the Hordeum vulgare subsp. vulgare chromosome 7H, MorexV3_pseudomolecules_assembly, whole genome shotgun sequence genome, one interval contains:
- the LOC123411199 gene encoding peroxiredoxin Q, chloroplastic isoform X2 has protein sequence MAFAASTACCKPSALLAPRASASSSSQARLCRPSTSAAFQGLRAPAPAFALAPAPRRRAASTGIVCGKVSKGSVPPNFTLKDQDGKTVSLSKFKGKPVVLYFYPADETPGCTKQACAFRDSYEKYKKAGAEVIGISGDDAASHKAFAKKYRLPFTLLSDEGNKVRKEWGVPSDLFGTLPGRQTYVLDKKGVVQYIYNNQFQPEKHIGETLKIIQNL, from the exons ATGGCATTCGCCGCCTCCACGGCTTGCTGCAAGCCGTCCGCGCTGCTGGCCCCTCGcgcgtcggcgtcgtcgtcgtcccaGGCGCGCCTCTGCAGGCCCTCCACCTCGGCCGCGTTCCAGGGCCtcagggcgccggcgccggcctTCGCCCTCGCGCCTGCGCCGCGCCGCCGCGCGGCGTCCACCGGCATCGTCTGCGGCAAG GTGAGCAAGGGCAGCGTGCCGCCCAACTTCACGCTCAAGGACCAGGACGGCAAGACGGTGTCGCtctccaagttcaagggcaagcccGTCGTCCTCTACTTCTACCCCGCCGATGAGACGCCCGGCTGCACCAAACAG GCGTGCGCGTTCAGGGACTCGTACGAGAAGTACAAGAAGGCGGGGGCGGAGGTGATCGGGATCAGCGGGGACGACGCGGCGTCGCACAAGGCGTTCGCAAAGAAGTACCGGCTGCCATTCACGCTGCTGAGCGACGAGGGGAACAAGGTGCGCAAGGAGTGGGGGGTGCCGTCGGACCTCTTCGGGACGCTGCCGGGGAGGCAGACCTACGTGCTCGACAAGAAGGGCGTGGTGCAGTACATCTACAACAACCAGTTCCAGCCCGAGAAGCACATCGGGGAGACCCTCAAGATCATACAGAACCTCtga
- the LOC123411199 gene encoding uncharacterized protein LOC123411199 isoform X1 produces the protein MAFAASTACCKPSALLAPRASASSSSQARLCRPSTSAAFQGLRAPAPAFALAPAPRRRAASTGIVCGKVSKGSVPPNFTLKDQDGKTVSLSKFKGKPVVLYFYPADETPGCTKQIFRQKTFTPPGSAGASSPFLSKRHGFATIQAHLSSSPTPTAQQETTTIPSQEITEAATPRRQQPIKEEAAVAKGDGARTCELPTWAVIGGITAGVAVALALSVDAGPAMALGPEGPLLEEFWDNMRRYGLYALTVSTGFAWALVQPIYELLRNPITAVLIILVMAGGAVLTVQVINAMAGNSDFVYMYEQ, from the exons ATGGCATTCGCCGCCTCCACGGCTTGCTGCAAGCCGTCCGCGCTGCTGGCCCCTCGcgcgtcggcgtcgtcgtcgtcccaGGCGCGCCTCTGCAGGCCCTCCACCTCGGCCGCGTTCCAGGGCCtcagggcgccggcgccggcctTCGCCCTCGCGCCTGCGCCGCGCCGCCGCGCGGCGTCCACCGGCATCGTCTGCGGCAAG GTGAGCAAGGGCAGCGTGCCGCCCAACTTCACGCTCAAGGACCAGGACGGCAAGACGGTGTCGCtctccaagttcaagggcaagcccGTCGTCCTCTACTTCTACCCCGCCGATGAGACGCCCGGCTGCACCAAACAG ATCTTTCGCCAGAAGACATTCACCCCTCCTGGTTCTGCCGGAGCTAGCTCACCATTCCTTTCCAAACGCCATGGCTTCGCCACCATCCAAGCTCACCTCTCCTCCTCCCCTACCCCCACCGCACAACAAGAGACCACGACCATACCGTCTCAAGAAATCACCGAGGCAGCGACGCCGAGGAGGCAGCAGCCCATCAAAGAGGAGGCCGCCGTCGCCAAGGGAGACGGCGCCCGGACGTGCGAGCTGCCGACGTGGGCGGTGATCGGCGGCATCACGGCGGGCGTGGCGGTGGCGCTGGCGCTGTCGGTGGACGCTGGGCCGGCGATGGCGCTGGGGCCGGAGGGGCCGCTGCTGGAGGAGTTCTGGGACAACATGCGGCGGTACGGGCTGTACGCGCTGACGGTGAGCACGGGGTTCGCGTGGGCGCTGGTGCAGCCCATCTACGAGCTGCTGCGGAACCCCATCACCGCCGTGCTCATCATCCTGGTCATGGCCGGCGGCGCCGTCCTGACCGTCCAGGTCATCAACGCCATGGCCGGCAACTCCGACTTCGTCTACATGTACGAGCAGTAG